In Bacteroidota bacterium, one genomic interval encodes:
- a CDS encoding NAD kinase: MKVAIYGRINEKPLPPVLQGLFDKLEENGSEILISHSYHDHLSAHFLIGKKVKILEDFNAIRGQADFLISFGGDGTILETISYVRNSGIPILGVNTGRLGFLAGLTVEEAVDHAVERLKAKQFVIDKRSLLKLETKENIFGDLPYALNEITVQRKESSAMMTVHVSVNGEFLNSYWADGIIVATPTGSTAYSLSCGGPIMTPDAKSFVITPLSPHNLNVRPIIVPEDSVISLKVEGRSEQYLVSLDARNHAFPQSTELIIRKEDFKIALIRFNEQHFFHTIREKLIWGYDARN, translated from the coding sequence ATGAAAGTTGCCATCTACGGCCGCATCAATGAAAAACCTCTTCCACCTGTTCTGCAGGGGCTCTTTGACAAGCTGGAAGAAAACGGTTCCGAAATACTGATCTCGCATTCCTATCACGATCACCTCTCCGCGCATTTTCTCATTGGGAAAAAAGTAAAGATCCTGGAAGATTTCAATGCCATACGCGGGCAGGCAGATTTCCTCATCAGTTTTGGCGGCGATGGAACGATCCTCGAAACTATTTCCTACGTAAGAAATTCCGGAATTCCCATTCTCGGTGTGAATACCGGGCGGCTGGGATTCCTCGCAGGGCTCACCGTAGAAGAAGCGGTGGATCATGCAGTGGAGCGATTGAAAGCAAAACAATTCGTGATCGATAAACGTTCGCTGCTGAAATTAGAAACGAAAGAAAATATTTTCGGCGACCTGCCTTATGCACTCAATGAAATAACGGTGCAGCGCAAAGAATCCTCAGCAATGATGACGGTGCATGTTTCCGTGAACGGAGAATTTCTGAATTCCTATTGGGCAGATGGTATTATTGTTGCAACTCCCACAGGATCCACGGCCTATTCTCTCAGTTGCGGTGGACCCATCATGACGCCCGACGCGAAAAGTTTTGTGATCACGCCGCTATCGCCACACAACCTGAATGTGCGCCCGATCATTGTTCCTGAAGATAGTGTGATCTCGCTCAAAGTGGAAGGTAGAAGCGAACAATATCTTGTTTCGCTTGACGCAAGAAATCACGCGTTCCCTCAATCCACTGAACTCATCATCCGCAAGGAAGATTTCAAAATAGCACTGATAAGGTTCAATGAGCAGCATTTTTTTCACACCATCCGGGAAAAACTCATCTGGGGTTATGATGCGAGGAACTGA
- a CDS encoding T9SS type A sorting domain-containing protein, producing the protein MKNILSFLLLPAIAATGFSQAQPNYLFNDRVDVFTNNADMGLKCISWNSGALYLGNCSDSSGRSGTSLTFYDTTGIRQWSKNYFYPGYSYLQGFALCAQNNSSFYIAGNATADSSSQSDCFFAKFDSNGDSLFFSFFGDSLYNDTRSIISFSSDTLLLLTNTTSATNSNLYSISLSKTDTLGNIVGNRSFVYSSRFGSQVMVDGSNRILVGGNQSISQVFINVYDLQMNYSTTWAYNYPMFDSFRSFILTNNNIFICSTVWLHYPPNPNYFDAAYIRKLNLAGTVLANITIGRTQLDLDAVNICEVDTTLLALGAYSGGTNYIYFLNYSPDTICKAETWCTSGPGIMMDLCMLPGNKIAAVGYVSPYPFGTTEDHWCFLTTNALDFLTSQCGYVNSTEEIIAENTMSIFPDPAADQLTIKMNFSENEKLELGIFNSLGEKIYCRKFSCSPGETKTTVDVSEFSPGIYFIRLQTDGKEYFLKKFVVAK; encoded by the coding sequence ATGAAAAACATCCTGAGTTTTTTATTGCTTCCTGCAATTGCGGCTACCGGTTTTTCTCAAGCGCAGCCGAATTATCTTTTCAACGACCGCGTGGATGTTTTTACCAATAATGCCGACATGGGCTTGAAATGCATTTCATGGAATAGCGGCGCACTCTACCTGGGAAACTGTAGTGATTCATCGGGGAGAAGCGGCACCAGTCTTACATTTTACGATACCACGGGAATTCGCCAATGGAGTAAAAATTATTTCTACCCTGGATATTCATATCTGCAAGGATTTGCTTTGTGTGCACAGAATAATTCTTCCTTCTATATAGCAGGAAATGCAACAGCAGACTCGTCCAGCCAGTCTGATTGTTTTTTCGCGAAATTCGATTCCAACGGTGACAGTTTATTTTTCAGTTTCTTCGGCGACTCTTTATATAACGATACGAGAAGTATTATTTCATTTTCATCAGACACTTTGCTGCTGCTGACGAATACGACTTCTGCAACGAATTCAAATCTTTACAGTATTTCGCTGAGTAAAACTGATACTTTGGGAAACATTGTGGGCAACCGTTCATTTGTTTATTCCTCAAGATTCGGCTCGCAGGTGATGGTGGATGGGAGCAACAGGATTCTCGTTGGAGGAAACCAGAGCATCAGCCAGGTATTTATCAATGTTTATGATCTGCAAATGAATTATTCTACCACGTGGGCTTACAACTATCCGATGTTTGATTCTTTTCGCTCGTTCATCCTGACGAACAATAATATTTTCATTTGTTCAACGGTTTGGCTCCATTATCCACCGAATCCGAATTATTTTGATGCTGCGTATATCCGGAAATTGAATTTGGCAGGTACTGTACTTGCTAATATTACCATTGGCAGAACCCAGCTTGATCTTGATGCAGTAAATATTTGTGAAGTTGATACAACGCTTCTCGCACTCGGCGCTTATTCGGGCGGCACAAATTATATTTACTTTCTGAATTATAGTCCCGACACAATTTGTAAGGCAGAAACGTGGTGTACTTCCGGTCCCGGAATAATGATGGACCTGTGCATGCTTCCGGGAAATAAAATTGCTGCGGTTGGTTATGTTTCCCCGTATCCGTTCGGCACCACCGAAGATCACTGGTGTTTTCTAACGACAAATGCATTGGATTTTCTTACTTCCCAATGCGGATATGTGAATTCAACGGAAGAAATCATTGCTGAAAACACGATGAGTATTTTTCCCGATCCTGCTGCTGATCAGCTCACCATTAAAATGAATTTTTCAGAAAATGAAAAATTGGAATTGGGAATTTTCAATTCGCTCGGAGAAAAAATTTATTGCCGAAAGTTTTCCTGCTCTCCCGGTGAAACAAAGACTACGGTTGATGTTTCTGAATTCTCTCCCGGAATTTATTTCATTCGCCTGCAAACGGATGGGAAAGAATATTTCTTGAAAAAATTTGTCGTAGCGAAATAA
- a CDS encoding CBS domain-containing protein, which translates to MLAKELLNDDLPPLKITDSVDKALVWMDEFHVSHLPVIDGTQFVGMVSDDELFDLDDSDATIATSKLSLVKPLLLPNQHAYDVLKLMAELSLDVIAVSDEQGNFIGCITLPYLAEQLSRLAAVREPGGIVVLEVNNVDYSLSQIAQIVEGNDAKILSAYVAASPDSNKVEVTLKVNKEDLSGILQTFNRYNYVIKATFHRSSNEGDLRQRYDEFMNYINM; encoded by the coding sequence ATGCTTGCAAAGGAATTACTCAATGACGATCTGCCACCGCTGAAGATCACCGACAGTGTCGATAAAGCGTTGGTGTGGATGGATGAATTTCATGTTTCTCATTTGCCGGTGATCGACGGAACGCAATTTGTGGGAATGGTTTCCGATGATGAACTTTTTGACCTCGATGATTCCGATGCAACTATTGCAACAAGTAAATTATCATTGGTAAAACCGTTGTTGCTGCCCAACCAGCATGCTTATGATGTGCTCAAGCTGATGGCGGAACTTTCGCTCGATGTAATTGCAGTGAGCGATGAACAGGGAAATTTTATTGGCTGTATCACGCTTCCATATCTCGCAGAACAGTTGTCGCGTCTTGCTGCTGTGCGTGAACCGGGCGGCATCGTTGTGCTCGAAGTGAACAATGTGGATTATTCGCTTTCACAGATTGCGCAGATCGTGGAAGGAAATGATGCAAAGATCCTGAGCGCTTATGTTGCCGCTTCGCCCGACTCGAATAAAGTGGAAGTGACGCTGAAAGTGAATAAGGAAGATCTTTCGGGGATACTGCAGACTTTCAACCGTTATAATTATGTGATCAAGGCAACATTTCACCGAAGCTCGAACGAGGGTGATCTCCGCCAGCGTTATGATGAATTCATGAATTACATCAATATGTAA
- a CDS encoding pyridoxine 5'-phosphate synthase, with translation MTRLSVNINKIATLRNSRGGNNPDLIKVALNCERFGAQGITVHPRPDERHIRYADVRTLRPLLKTEFNIEGNPREPAFIDLVLEVKPDQVTLVPDSGKQLTSDHGWDTVANRDYLKNIISKFREKGIRTSIFVDPVVALVKAAALTGTDRIELYTESYAKDFSFRRDLAIAPFVLAAQAAAEEGLGINAGHDLSLANLAFFKNKIPELMEVSIGHALISDALYFGLENTIMMYRRQLK, from the coding sequence ATGACACGACTGAGCGTTAATATCAATAAGATCGCCACGCTGCGCAATAGCCGCGGAGGAAATAATCCTGATCTGATAAAAGTGGCGCTCAACTGCGAACGGTTCGGTGCACAGGGCATCACCGTGCATCCGCGCCCCGATGAGCGCCACATACGTTACGCAGATGTGCGTACGCTGCGCCCATTGCTGAAAACAGAATTCAATATTGAAGGAAATCCCCGTGAACCGGCATTCATAGATCTTGTTCTTGAAGTGAAGCCCGACCAGGTTACACTTGTTCCCGATTCAGGAAAACAACTCACTTCAGATCACGGATGGGATACGGTTGCTAATCGCGATTACCTGAAAAATATCATTTCGAAATTCAGGGAAAAAGGAATTCGCACTTCAATTTTTGTCGATCCGGTGGTTGCGCTCGTAAAAGCAGCTGCGCTCACCGGCACCGACCGAATAGAATTATACACGGAATCTTATGCGAAAGATTTTTCATTCCGCCGCGATCTTGCCATCGCTCCTTTTGTTCTTGCTGCACAAGCTGCGGCAGAAGAAGGATTGGGCATCAATGCAGGGCACGATCTTTCGCTCGCTAACCTGGCGTTCTTCAAAAATAAAATTCCGGAGTTGATGGAAGTTTCCATTGGGCATGCGCTCATTTCCGATGCACTTTATTTCGGTTTGGAGAATACCATTATGATGTACAGGCGGCAATTGAAATAA
- a CDS encoding alpha/beta fold hydrolase has protein sequence MKLFYRKSGSGKPLIILHGLFGISDNWATLSKQWSEFFTVYAVDLRNHGQSPWDDEWNYKVMAEDVMELIVNEKLEDVMLLGHSMGGKAAMRLALDRPEIISKLLVCDIAPKKYDEHNQQVVDALLKVNPEKISSRKEAENILAQYIPENGTIQFLLKNLYWKDGTDDKQQLAWRFNLEVISKNISIVSEATDAPFPNETETLFLRGERSDYISTKDETEIKNIFPRAQVRTIAGAGHWIHADQPEEMFHAVMKFAR, from the coding sequence ATGAAATTATTCTACAGAAAATCCGGCTCCGGAAAACCGCTGATCATTCTCCACGGGCTCTTCGGAATTTCTGACAACTGGGCTACGCTCTCGAAGCAATGGTCGGAATTTTTCACCGTGTATGCAGTGGATCTTCGCAATCATGGTCAGTCGCCGTGGGACGATGAATGGAATTATAAAGTTATGGCTGAAGATGTGATGGAATTAATTGTGAATGAAAAACTGGAAGATGTGATGCTGCTCGGCCATTCGATGGGAGGAAAAGCTGCGATGCGTCTTGCACTCGATCGCCCGGAAATTATTTCAAAACTCCTCGTGTGCGATATTGCCCCTAAAAAATATGACGAGCACAACCAGCAGGTAGTGGATGCATTACTGAAAGTGAATCCGGAAAAAATTTCCTCAAGAAAAGAGGCGGAAAATATTTTAGCGCAATACATTCCTGAAAACGGTACGATCCAATTCCTGCTGAAAAATCTTTACTGGAAAGATGGCACTGATGATAAACAACAGCTCGCATGGCGCTTTAACCTCGAAGTGATCAGCAAAAATATTTCCATTGTTTCTGAAGCGACCGATGCTCCATTTCCGAATGAAACTGAAACGCTTTTTCTTCGCGGTGAAAGATCGGATTACATTTCCACAAAAGATGAAACTGAAATAAAAAATATTTTTCCGCGTGCGCAGGTACGAACGATCGCAGGTGCGGGACACTGGATACACGCGGATCAGCCGGAAGAAATGTTTCATGCGGTGATGAAGTTTGCGAGGTAA
- a CDS encoding peptidylprolyl isomerase: MTAEIITSKGTMKANFYEADAPNTVANFVKLAKSGFYDGLKWHRVLPGFVIQGGCPNTRAGATGIPGTGGPGYKIDCETSGGNQYHDKGVLSMAHAGRNTGGSQFFVVLSRTQTAHLDRAHTCFGKVFEGLDVLDSIRQGDSIDKIVIHEN; this comes from the coding sequence ATGACAGCAGAGATCATTACCAGCAAGGGCACCATGAAAGCAAACTTCTACGAAGCCGACGCGCCCAACACCGTTGCTAATTTTGTAAAACTTGCGAAGAGCGGATTTTACGACGGACTTAAATGGCATCGTGTTCTTCCCGGATTCGTGATACAGGGCGGGTGCCCGAACACACGCGCAGGTGCAACCGGAATTCCCGGTACCGGCGGACCCGGTTATAAAATTGATTGCGAAACCTCCGGTGGAAATCAGTACCACGATAAAGGTGTTCTTTCAATGGCGCACGCCGGAAGAAATACAGGCGGCTCACAATTTTTCGTTGTGCTTTCGCGCACGCAAACCGCGCACCTCGATCGTGCGCATACGTGTTTCGGAAAAGTTTTTGAAGGACTTGATGTGCTGGATTCCATCAGGCAGGGTGATTCTATAGACAAGATTGTTATTCACGAAAATTAA
- a CDS encoding CPBP family intramembrane metalloprotease — MEQATNIPPHAAPLYNRFLQIGRSGKNNWWRYVLGIVIVSAFYIVGEIPLAKMAVSSALKHGHTLAEILDNQEKIIDPAFTGLNSNVELILELLIFFFAMAGLWIVVRFLHSKKFTSIITSASRIRWKRFAFAFLIWMIFGFAGQYISMLVYPGNYKVCFHLQPFLLTLLIGVLMLPVQTWFEEYFFRGYLLQSIGTITKSAIIPVFITGFLFMLVHMTNPEVKAYGALTMFPAYLLPGIFFALFATLDEGLESTMGIHFANNLFGTIGVTSSASAIQANTIWTAEKMYPVSDNIFLFAQLLLLFFILMKVNKWELKKLYRKYQ, encoded by the coding sequence ATGGAACAGGCAACTAATATTCCCCCGCATGCGGCGCCGCTCTACAACAGGTTTCTTCAGATCGGGAGATCCGGAAAAAATAACTGGTGGCGCTACGTGCTTGGAATTGTAATTGTTTCCGCGTTCTACATCGTCGGTGAAATTCCATTGGCGAAAATGGCGGTCAGTTCGGCACTGAAACACGGCCACACACTGGCAGAGATCCTCGACAACCAGGAAAAAATAATCGATCCCGCATTCACCGGGCTCAACAGCAATGTTGAACTCATTCTTGAATTGCTCATCTTCTTTTTTGCAATGGCCGGTCTGTGGATCGTGGTTCGTTTTCTTCATTCGAAAAAATTCACTTCCATCATCACGTCTGCTTCGCGGATAAGATGGAAACGATTTGCATTCGCATTTCTCATCTGGATGATCTTCGGTTTTGCAGGGCAGTATATTTCCATGCTCGTTTATCCCGGCAATTACAAAGTTTGTTTTCATCTTCAGCCCTTTCTCCTCACGCTTCTCATTGGCGTACTCATGCTCCCGGTGCAAACCTGGTTCGAAGAATATTTTTTTCGCGGCTATCTTCTCCAGAGCATTGGCACCATCACTAAGAGCGCGATCATTCCTGTTTTTATCACCGGGTTTTTATTCATGCTCGTGCACATGACGAATCCCGAAGTGAAAGCTTACGGCGCACTCACCATGTTTCCCGCTTATCTTCTTCCCGGAATTTTTTTCGCACTCTTCGCCACGCTCGACGAAGGATTGGAAAGCACGATGGGAATTCATTTTGCAAATAATCTTTTCGGCACCATAGGCGTCACGAGTTCGGCAAGCGCTATACAGGCGAACACGATCTGGACCGCAGAAAAAATGTATCCGGTGAGTGATAATATTTTTCTTTTCGCTCAATTGCTGCTGCTGTTTTTCATTCTGATGAAAGTGAATAAATGGGAGCTGAAAAAACTTTACAGGAAATACCAATGA
- a CDS encoding peptidase M61: protein MKKIIFLSVFFFLFHAGNISSQNDLSTYHFSIDLTKLHNDLLTVNLITPSFTTDTAVYRMPAIVPGTYKIYNFGRFVFNFHAYDKSGNELNAYHSDANTWKIPGAKKLDHLSYDVEDTWDSNQRGEVIFEPAGTNFQQDTNFVLNNHAIFGYFDGMKKNNYEIQIAHPNGFYGSSGLISTIKDMNTDTYAVPDYMQLVDGPIMYCRPDTAHILVGGADVLISVYSPHKLVTAKFIADSLRLLLDLQRQYLGGTLPVKNYAFIIYCTGNPDGYRSHSFGALEHSYSSLYTLLEMKPELIAQTIKDVSAHEFFHIVTPLSIHSKEIGDFDYDVPKMSEHLWMYEGLTEYAAHHVQIKYGDLSLDNYLRDIRHEMISADNFDDALSFTKMSKGCLDEYEDQYNNVYAKGALIGLCLDIRLRQLSDGKYGTQELMNDLSKKYGKDRSFDDDSLFSDIVKLTYPEIGDFFKRYVEGGEPLPFDSIFDAVGIGYQRRAMVKVLDPMGGYGIRYDSDGKLRLFPGNVNDFGREMKFQKGDVLLSFNGKKVTGENISEVMDHYRAGMKEGDKIKFVVKRNVNGKTETVKLKGTLRTVQVSKKYVLTPYDHPTDQQLKIRKAWINK, encoded by the coding sequence ATGAAAAAAATAATTTTTCTTTCTGTATTTTTTTTTCTTTTTCATGCCGGGAATATTTCTTCGCAGAATGATCTAAGTACTTATCATTTCTCGATCGACCTTACGAAACTGCACAACGATCTGCTTACGGTGAATCTCATCACGCCGTCTTTCACCACCGACACCGCCGTTTACCGAATGCCTGCCATTGTTCCCGGCACTTATAAAATTTACAACTTCGGCCGTTTCGTTTTTAATTTTCATGCTTATGATAAAAGCGGGAATGAACTGAATGCTTATCACAGCGATGCGAACACGTGGAAAATTCCGGGCGCAAAAAAACTGGATCATCTTTCTTATGACGTGGAAGACACATGGGACAGCAACCAGAGGGGAGAAGTGATCTTTGAACCCGCGGGAACAAATTTCCAGCAGGACACAAATTTCGTTCTGAACAATCATGCCATTTTCGGTTATTTCGACGGGATGAAAAAAAATAATTATGAAATTCAAATCGCTCACCCGAATGGATTTTACGGATCGAGCGGACTCATTTCCACGATCAAGGATATGAATACGGATACGTATGCTGTTCCCGATTACATGCAGTTGGTAGATGGCCCCATTATGTATTGCAGGCCCGATACGGCGCACATTCTTGTTGGAGGAGCCGATGTTCTTATTTCCGTTTATTCTCCGCACAAACTCGTTACCGCAAAATTCATTGCCGACAGTCTTCGATTGCTGCTCGATCTGCAGCGGCAATATCTTGGCGGCACGCTTCCCGTAAAAAATTATGCATTCATAATATATTGCACCGGTAACCCCGATGGATATCGTTCGCATTCCTTCGGCGCACTCGAACATTCTTATTCTTCGCTTTACACTCTGCTCGAAATGAAACCGGAACTCATTGCGCAAACCATCAAGGATGTTTCTGCTCACGAATTTTTTCACATCGTTACGCCGCTCAGTATTCATTCGAAAGAGATCGGCGATTTTGATTACGATGTTCCGAAGATGAGCGAACATTTGTGGATGTATGAAGGGCTTACGGAATACGCGGCCCATCATGTGCAGATAAAATACGGTGATCTCTCTCTCGATAATTATCTCAGGGACATCCGGCATGAAATGATCAGCGCAGATAATTTCGATGATGCTCTTTCATTCACAAAAATGAGCAAAGGTTGTCTGGATGAATATGAAGATCAGTACAACAATGTTTACGCAAAGGGCGCGCTCATCGGTTTATGTCTTGATATTCGTTTGCGCCAGTTGTCGGATGGAAAATACGGAACGCAGGAATTGATGAATGATCTTTCAAAAAAATACGGCAAGGATCGTTCGTTCGATGATGATTCACTTTTCAGCGATATTGTAAAACTCACGTATCCCGAGATCGGTGATTTTTTCAAACGATATGTGGAAGGAGGAGAACCGCTTCCTTTCGATTCTATTTTCGATGCTGTGGGCATCGGGTACCAGCGCCGCGCCATGGTGAAGGTTCTTGACCCGATGGGTGGTTATGGTATTCGATATGATTCCGATGGTAAACTCCGTTTGTTCCCTGGTAACGTAAATGATTTTGGAAGAGAAATGAAATTCCAGAAAGGCGATGTGCTCCTTTCTTTCAATGGAAAAAAAGTGACCGGAGAAAATATTTCTGAAGTGATGGATCATTACCGCGCAGGAATGAAAGAGGGAGATAAAATAAAATTCGTGGTAAAGAGAAATGTGAATGGAAAAACTGAAACAGTAAAATTAAAAGGGACACTTCGCACCGTGCAGGTTTCAAAAAAATATGTACTCACTCCTTATGACCATCCCACGGATCAGCAATTGAAGATCAGGAAAGCGTGGATCAATAAGTAG
- a CDS encoding histidine kinase — protein MKRNQFYWAFQLGGWMLFVLLQGIFLSLKKELNNDAMVLLMAVFISGILLTQLLRAVIIRFRWLNISRLRSVPMMLVMIIAMGGIVALMKTGLEKLSSENNYHFDPVRVSLDTLNFSLFFFFWSVIYFLVHIVENYKRAEIENLKWEAAIKETELNKLKSQLNPHFMFNAMNSIRALVGENPARAKEAVTQFSNLLRNTLQVGKQKFIPLSQEMEVVKDYIAIESVRLEERLKVELNIPDECLSFEIPPLMIQTLVENGIKHGIAKIPEGGKLFVNAKKETGKLHILIFNSGKYNENSIPESGFGLRNTKERLAILYNGKASFTIANTENALVKTELIIPEISEK, from the coding sequence ATGAAAAGGAATCAGTTCTATTGGGCATTCCAGTTGGGCGGATGGATGCTTTTCGTTCTGCTGCAGGGAATTTTTCTTTCACTGAAAAAAGAACTCAACAATGATGCAATGGTCCTGCTCATGGCCGTTTTCATTTCCGGCATCCTGCTCACACAATTGCTGCGCGCTGTCATCATCCGTTTTCGGTGGTTGAATATTTCACGCCTGCGTTCAGTTCCGATGATGCTGGTGATGATCATAGCGATGGGAGGAATTGTTGCGTTGATGAAAACAGGTTTGGAAAAACTTTCTTCCGAAAATAATTATCACTTCGATCCGGTTCGTGTTTCGCTCGACACACTGAATTTTTCACTTTTCTTTTTTTTCTGGTCGGTCATTTATTTTCTCGTGCACATTGTAGAGAATTACAAAAGGGCGGAGATTGAAAATCTCAAATGGGAAGCAGCGATCAAAGAAACAGAACTGAACAAACTGAAATCGCAATTGAATCCGCATTTCATGTTCAACGCCATGAATTCCATTCGCGCGCTCGTGGGCGAGAATCCTGCGCGGGCGAAAGAAGCGGTCACACAATTTTCCAATTTGCTCAGGAATACATTGCAGGTTGGAAAACAGAAATTCATCCCGCTTTCGCAGGAAATGGAAGTGGTGAAAGATTACATCGCCATCGAATCGGTGCGGCTGGAAGAAAGATTGAAAGTGGAATTGAATATTCCGGATGAATGTCTTTCCTTTGAAATTCCCCCGCTCATGATACAGACACTCGTGGAGAATGGAATAAAACATGGCATTGCAAAAATTCCGGAAGGCGGAAAATTATTTGTGAATGCAAAAAAAGAAACGGGTAAACTCCATATTCTTATTTTTAATTCCGGCAAATACAATGAGAATTCCATTCCTGAATCGGGTTTCGGATTGCGCAACACGAAAGAACGGCTGGCCATTCTTTACAATGGAAAAGCATCTTTCACGATCGCGAATACAGAAAACGCATTGGTAAAAACGGAACTCATCATTCCAGAAATTTCAGAAAAATGA
- a CDS encoding response regulator transcription factor encodes MKVIIIDDERLARQELRNMLSTYPGIEILEECGDVKSAIENVNSKKPDVIFLDIQMPGKTGFDLLEELTFVPEVVFVTAHDEYAIRAFDVNALDYLLKPVQPARLSDAVKKLMTRIAENKNLPAKSNALTEGDQVFVKDGERCWFVKLGEVRLFESEGNYVRLYFGNSKPLILRSLNYLDERLDNKTFFRASRKHIINLHWVENIESWFNGGLLVKLKGGEQVEISRRQAVKLKEMMSL; translated from the coding sequence ATGAAAGTGATCATTATCGACGACGAACGGCTTGCGCGCCAGGAATTGCGCAACATGCTTTCTACTTACCCGGGAATTGAAATTCTCGAAGAATGCGGCGATGTGAAAAGCGCCATTGAAAATGTGAACAGCAAAAAACCGGATGTCATTTTTCTCGATATACAAATGCCGGGTAAAACCGGTTTCGATCTGCTGGAAGAACTGACTTTCGTTCCCGAAGTGGTTTTTGTAACTGCACACGATGAATATGCGATAAGAGCTTTCGATGTGAATGCGCTCGATTATCTCCTGAAACCTGTTCAACCGGCGCGACTGTCAGATGCAGTGAAAAAATTAATGACACGTATTGCAGAAAATAAAAATCTTCCTGCGAAATCGAATGCGCTTACTGAAGGCGACCAGGTTTTTGTGAAGGATGGTGAACGTTGCTGGTTTGTGAAACTCGGTGAAGTCCGTTTGTTTGAATCGGAAGGAAATTACGTGCGTTTGTATTTCGGAAATTCGAAACCGCTCATTCTGCGTTCGCTTAATTATCTCGATGAACGCCTCGACAATAAAACTTTTTTCCGCGCGAGCAGGAAACATATCATCAATCTTCATTGGGTAGAAAATATCGAGAGCTGGTTCAACGGCGGACTGCTGGTAAAACTAAAAGGCGGCGAGCAGGTGGAAATTTCCAGGAGGCAGGCGGTGAAGCTGAAAGAGATGATGAGTTTGTAA
- a CDS encoding DUF479 domain-containing protein, which produces MNFLAHFYLAGNKAGLLIGNFIADDVKGKKYLDYPENIQQGILMHRAIDHFTDTHPVTSKAKDLLREEFNHYSGVILDVFFDHFLAKNWNEFSSETLADFSQRTYAFLGKHAHTFPERPRTMLPYMREHDWLMAYAHTEGVHRVLTGMSRRVKFNSGMERATAALEKNYDQFEKFFREFFPELVQHTEHFRTEAR; this is translated from the coding sequence ATGAATTTTCTCGCCCATTTCTATCTCGCCGGTAACAAGGCAGGTTTACTCATCGGTAATTTCATTGCTGATGATGTGAAGGGAAAAAAATATCTTGACTACCCGGAAAATATTCAGCAGGGAATTCTCATGCATCGCGCCATCGATCATTTTACCGATACGCATCCTGTTACTTCGAAAGCGAAAGATCTGTTGCGTGAAGAATTCAATCATTATTCAGGCGTGATCCTCGATGTATTTTTCGATCATTTTCTTGCGAAGAACTGGAATGAATTTTCCTCTGAAACTCTTGCGGATTTTTCGCAGCGTACGTACGCATTCCTGGGCAAACACGCGCACACGTTTCCCGAACGCCCGCGCACGATGCTCCCGTATATGCGCGAGCACGACTGGCTGATGGCGTACGCGCACACAGAAGGCGTGCATCGCGTGCTCACGGGCATGTCGCGCAGGGTGAAATTCAATTCCGGAATGGAACGCGCAACGGCCGCACTCGAAAAAAATTACGATCAGTTTGAAAAATTCTTCCGTGAATTTTTTCCGGAGCTTGTGCAGCACACGGAGCATTTCAGGACTGAAGCGCGGTAG